In one window of Shewanella goraebulensis DNA:
- a CDS encoding energy transducer TonB, which produces MTPQYSANHSMSENNTHIFSELKSLNEKQVNYPKLITQVGILLMGGIITLGLFVFMAQLVKSDAVFVDSIAPTPVIDFVQRPEETLKPIKKIRSQPEKIPPLVQRDSIATDNTSTTDSFKNVAPDMTAPTQEKFVPGFNNGDAMPVVQVSPQYPMAAARDGKEGYVIVMFDITASGIVTNAQVVEAEPKRTFNRAALQAINNWKYKPKTIDGVSVIQRNQQVRLDFTIDK; this is translated from the coding sequence ATGACGCCACAATATAGTGCTAACCACTCAATGTCTGAAAATAATACTCATATATTCAGTGAATTAAAGTCTTTAAACGAAAAGCAGGTTAACTATCCTAAATTGATAACTCAAGTGGGCATTTTGCTCATGGGAGGGATAATCACTTTGGGGTTATTTGTATTTATGGCTCAACTGGTTAAAAGTGATGCCGTGTTTGTGGACAGCATTGCCCCTACGCCCGTTATTGATTTTGTACAAAGACCAGAGGAAACGCTAAAGCCGATTAAAAAAATCAGGAGTCAGCCAGAAAAAATACCACCACTAGTGCAGCGCGATAGCATAGCCACTGATAACACCAGCACGACAGACTCTTTTAAAAATGTTGCGCCTGATATGACGGCGCCGACTCAAGAGAAGTTTGTCCCTGGGTTTAATAATGGAGATGCAATGCCTGTGGTACAAGTGTCGCCACAATATCCAATGGCTGCAGCGCGAGATGGCAAAGAAGGATACGTGATTGTAATGTTTGATATTACTGCCAGCGGCATTGTAACCAATGCACAAGTGGTTGAAGCTGAACCTAAGCGCACGTTTAATCGGGCGGCACTACAGGCTATTAATAATTGGAAGTACAAACCCAAAACCATTGATGGCGTCAGTGTGATACAAAGAAACCAGCAGGTCAGGTTAGATTTCACCATCGACAAGTGA
- a CDS encoding ammonium transporter, which translates to MDNISDAIGVIAQSADTVFILLGAIMVLAMHAGFAFLEVGTVRHKNQVNALVKILTDFAFSAVAYFVIGYQIAYGSHFFVSAETLAANNGYDLVKFFFLLTFAAAIPAIVSGGIAERGSFRPFLFASALIVAFVYPLFEGMIWNGNYGFQAWLGNTFGAEFHDFAGSVVVHGMGGWLALVAVYFLGVRGGRKPGVAFAPSNIPFLALGSWILIVGWFGFNVMSAQTLDGISGLVALNSLMAMVGGTIIALIVGKNDPGFIHNGPLAGLVAVCAGSDLMHPVGAFVVGGVAGGLFVFVFTKLQRSTKIDDVLGVWPLHGLCGVWGGVAAGIFGQQSLGGLGGVSIMSQLVGTLVGVAFAIVGGVIVYGIVHKISSLRLSQEDEYMGADLAIHKIGSTNADK; encoded by the coding sequence ATGGACAATATCAGTGACGCGATCGGGGTAATTGCACAAAGTGCGGATACCGTTTTTATCCTTCTTGGTGCAATTATGGTGCTAGCGATGCACGCAGGTTTTGCATTTTTAGAAGTGGGAACTGTTAGACATAAAAACCAAGTGAACGCATTAGTTAAGATTTTAACTGATTTTGCTTTTTCAGCCGTTGCCTATTTTGTCATTGGCTATCAAATCGCTTACGGCAGCCACTTCTTTGTTAGTGCAGAGACATTAGCTGCCAATAATGGCTATGACTTAGTGAAGTTCTTTTTCTTACTCACCTTTGCCGCCGCTATTCCCGCCATTGTTTCTGGCGGTATTGCTGAGCGTGGTAGCTTTCGCCCCTTCTTATTTGCCTCAGCATTGATTGTGGCGTTTGTATACCCACTGTTTGAGGGCATGATATGGAATGGTAACTATGGATTTCAAGCATGGTTAGGCAACACCTTTGGCGCAGAGTTTCATGACTTTGCTGGCTCTGTTGTAGTACATGGTATGGGCGGTTGGTTAGCATTAGTTGCTGTGTACTTTTTAGGTGTTCGTGGTGGCCGTAAGCCCGGAGTCGCCTTTGCCCCATCTAACATTCCCTTTCTAGCATTAGGTTCATGGATATTAATTGTCGGCTGGTTTGGTTTTAATGTCATGTCAGCACAAACCTTAGATGGCATAAGTGGCCTTGTGGCACTAAATAGTTTAATGGCCATGGTTGGCGGCACGATTATCGCGTTAATTGTCGGTAAAAATGATCCAGGGTTTATCCATAATGGCCCACTAGCTGGGTTAGTTGCTGTTTGTGCAGGTTCTGATTTAATGCATCCGGTTGGCGCTTTTGTCGTCGGTGGTGTTGCCGGTGGCTTATTTGTTTTTGTATTCACTAAACTTCAACGCAGCACCAAAATTGATGATGTATTAGGTGTTTGGCCTTTGCATGGATTATGCGGTGTTTGGGGCGGTGTTGCTGCTGGTATATTTGGACAACAGAGCTTAGGCGGTCTTGGTGGTGTAAGCATTATGTCGCAACTGGTTGGCACACTTGTGGGTGTTGCTTTTGCCATCGTAGGCGGCGTGATTGTTTACGGTATTGTTCATAAAATATCTAGCTTACGTTTAAGCCAAGAAGATGAATATATGGGTGCTGATTTAGCCATTCACAAAATTGGCTCAACCAATGCTGACAAGTAA
- a CDS encoding type II secretion system protein encodes MQRNKGFTLIELVVVIIILGILSVVAAPKFIDLKGDAHTATVEAMAGAIDSTNSLVYSKSAINGVEKEASIDAAAIGEEYAGATLIYGGMQSDETSLVMFVEGIDDPSAWEMEKTNEVNMRIHPADHPTIGDGAGNCFVQYSHQWTDARGATYPAKTTLYTDDC; translated from the coding sequence ATGCAACGCAATAAAGGTTTTACACTGATTGAATTAGTAGTGGTGATTATTATTCTGGGCATTTTGTCTGTCGTGGCTGCACCAAAATTTATCGATCTTAAAGGCGATGCCCATACTGCTACCGTTGAAGCCATGGCGGGTGCAATTGATAGCACCAACAGTTTAGTTTACTCAAAGTCTGCGATTAATGGTGTTGAAAAAGAAGCGTCGATAGATGCTGCTGCGATTGGCGAAGAATATGCAGGTGCAACGCTCATATATGGCGGCATGCAGTCTGATGAAACAAGCTTAGTGATGTTTGTCGAAGGTATTGATGACCCAAGTGCATGGGAAATGGAAAAAACCAATGAAGTAAACATGAGAATTCATCCTGCTGACCACCCTACCATTGGTGATGGGGCTGGCAACTGCTTCGTACAATACAGCCACCAGTGGACTGATGCTCGTGGAGCAACTTATCCCGCTAAAACCACTTTATATACTGACGATTGTTAG
- a CDS encoding NAD(P)H-dependent oxidoreductase — protein MSHQIIQDLNNRYTAKKYDASKRISAEDMNVLKEAIRLSASSINSQPWKFIVLETDAAKKRFSDTFANMHQFNQPHATEASHVILFAHNPHYTKDDYRKVVDSEVASGHLPAEMYDNMLNGAYAFADLNTDESGFNGNWTKAQTYIAIGNTLHVLARLGIDSTPMEGVDPELIGEIFKDELNGYECQFALAIGYHKDGEDYNHGLPKARLPEADVITVL, from the coding sequence ATGTCTCATCAAATTATCCAAGACTTAAACAATCGTTACACCGCTAAAAAATATGATGCTTCAAAGCGCATTTCTGCAGAAGATATGAATGTATTAAAAGAAGCCATTCGTTTATCGGCTTCTTCGATTAATTCGCAACCTTGGAAGTTTATCGTACTTGAAACTGACGCAGCGAAAAAACGTTTCAGTGACACGTTTGCTAACATGCATCAGTTTAATCAACCGCATGCGACCGAAGCATCGCACGTTATTTTATTTGCCCATAATCCACATTACACCAAAGATGATTATCGTAAAGTGGTTGATTCAGAAGTGGCATCAGGTCATTTACCTGCAGAAATGTACGACAACATGCTTAATGGTGCATACGCTTTTGCCGACCTTAATACCGACGAAAGTGGTTTTAACGGTAACTGGACTAAAGCCCAAACCTATATCGCAATTGGTAATACTTTGCATGTACTTGCACGTTTAGGTATTGATTCAACACCAATGGAAGGGGTTGATCCTGAGTTAATTGGTGAAATTTTCAAAGATGAATTAAACGGTTATGAGTGTCAGTTTGCTTTGGCTATTGGTTACCATAAAGATGGTGAAGATTATAACCATGGTCTACCTAAAGCACGTTTACCTGAAGCTGATGTGATTACTGTTTTATAG
- the acuR gene encoding acrylate utilization transcriptional regulator AcuR — protein MTESIVENITKPRRGRPPKQARDSQDTRAELIRSGLEQLTENGFASSGIDQILKKVGVPKGSFYYYFASKEAFGQAVIENYATYFAYKLDKCLLNEAYSALERIGLFVESAMDGMERYQFKRGCLVGNLGQEVDLLPESYRQQLIDIFLDWQQRLATCLEAAKVEGELSPEANCSLLAEHFWVGWEGAVSRAKLVKSTQPLQNYLECFIAGLPR, from the coding sequence ATGACAGAATCAATTGTAGAAAACATCACTAAACCACGACGTGGTAGGCCGCCCAAGCAGGCGAGAGACAGTCAAGATACTCGGGCGGAATTAATTCGAAGTGGTCTTGAGCAACTGACTGAGAATGGCTTTGCGTCGTCTGGCATTGATCAAATTCTGAAAAAGGTCGGTGTGCCGAAAGGTTCTTTTTACTATTACTTTGCCAGTAAAGAAGCGTTTGGACAGGCGGTGATTGAAAACTACGCCACGTATTTTGCTTACAAACTTGATAAGTGCTTGCTAAACGAGGCTTACTCAGCGCTTGAACGTATTGGCCTTTTTGTTGAAAGTGCTATGGATGGTATGGAGCGCTACCAATTTAAGCGTGGTTGTTTGGTTGGCAATTTAGGCCAAGAAGTGGATTTATTGCCTGAAAGCTACAGACAGCAATTGATTGATATATTTTTAGATTGGCAACAAAGATTAGCGACTTGTCTAGAGGCTGCCAAAGTTGAAGGCGAATTATCCCCTGAGGCTAATTGTTCATTATTAGCTGAGCATTTTTGGGTTGGCTGGGAAGGGGCGGTAAGCCGAGCAAAATTAGTGAAGAGCACGCAGCCATTACAAAATTACCTTGAATGTTTTATCGCAGGATTACCGCGATAA
- the acuI gene encoding acrylyl-CoA reductase (NADPH) — MFNGLLIEKDDQGYRAAVKEIDESVLPDGDVSVKVIYSTINYKDALAITGKGPVVRQFPMVPGIDLVGLVEASDTDKFKVGDYVLLNGFGVGEVHCGGLAERARLKSEWLIPLPNAFTPKQAMAIGTAGYTAMLSVIALEKNGVTPEKGEILVTGANGGVGSFAIAILAKLGYQVVASTGRADQAAYLEKLGAAEVIDRNTLSEPGRPLARERWAGAIDSVGSHTLANICASTKYGGTVAACGLAQGMDFPSSVMPFILRGVTLAGIDSVMRPLEDRLEAWQRLAEIIEPQMFDDISADIGLDEVISTAEALMAGQVRGRVVVDLTK, encoded by the coding sequence ATGTTTAACGGCTTATTAATTGAAAAAGATGACCAAGGATATCGCGCGGCAGTTAAGGAAATTGATGAGAGTGTTTTACCCGATGGCGATGTAAGCGTAAAAGTGATTTATAGCACGATAAACTATAAAGATGCATTGGCAATTACCGGTAAAGGTCCTGTGGTTAGGCAGTTTCCTATGGTGCCTGGTATTGATTTAGTGGGGCTTGTTGAAGCGTCCGACACTGATAAATTCAAAGTTGGCGATTACGTGCTACTCAATGGCTTTGGTGTTGGCGAAGTACATTGCGGTGGTCTTGCTGAGCGGGCGCGTTTAAAAAGTGAATGGTTGATCCCATTGCCTAATGCCTTTACACCAAAGCAAGCTATGGCGATTGGCACCGCAGGTTATACCGCAATGTTGAGTGTGATTGCGCTGGAGAAAAATGGCGTCACTCCTGAAAAAGGTGAAATTCTGGTGACAGGCGCTAATGGCGGTGTCGGCAGCTTTGCTATCGCCATTTTAGCCAAACTTGGCTATCAGGTTGTGGCATCAACAGGGCGAGCAGATCAAGCTGCTTATCTTGAAAAGCTTGGCGCTGCAGAAGTGATTGACCGTAACACCTTATCGGAGCCAGGTAGACCATTAGCCAGAGAGCGCTGGGCTGGGGCGATTGATTCTGTTGGTAGTCACACCTTAGCCAATATCTGCGCCAGTACAAAATATGGCGGCACTGTGGCGGCTTGTGGCTTGGCCCAAGGGATGGACTTTCCTTCTTCTGTCATGCCATTTATTTTACGTGGTGTGACGCTAGCGGGTATCGACAGTGTCATGCGTCCTCTTGAAGACAGACTTGAGGCATGGCAACGCTTAGCTGAGATTATTGAGCCACAAATGTTTGATGATATTTCAGCAGATATTGGCTTAGATGAAGTGATAAGTACGGCAGAAGCGTTAATGGCTGGTCAAGTTCGTGGCCGCGTTGTGGTCGATTTAACTAAGTAG
- a CDS encoding PA3496 family putative envelope integrity protein — MAEIIDLVLMDAEVEALEKPSNQKAKEDMLHRREVKRRLEDYLEAQQLKRDMGGDDFFA, encoded by the coding sequence ATGGCTGAAATTATTGATCTTGTACTCATGGACGCTGAAGTTGAAGCGCTTGAGAAACCATCTAACCAAAAAGCAAAAGAAGATATGCTGCACAGACGCGAGGTAAAAAGGCGCCTTGAGGATTACCTTGAAGCCCAGCAACTCAAGCGTGACATGGGTGGCGATGACTTTTTTGCTTAG
- a CDS encoding alpha-amylase family glycosyl hydrolase: MKRILLTTSAVFIGISLMLSGCQTNEKAEVKPLSSKPLFSKEPDATALYQDYLNRDIRDDIFYFVLPDRFNNGNTANDNGATSGISHGGLDTTSERGFHGGDIKGIEQKLDYLQKLGITAIWMTPLLRNQAIQKDGIAHHGYWIVDFSEIDPHFGSNDELKQLIDAAHLRGMKVFFDIITNHTADIIRYKECHQDDGLYQQRLTRCQYKPLNTPESERYSPFILTQDEAVKVPHWLNDPQYYHNQGDSTFEGESSLNGDFNGLDDLDTQNPQVLNGMIDIYQQLITEFKPDGFRIDTVRHVDLSFWQTFSPAIVEFAKQQGIPNFHVFGEVYDSNPQSLSVFTTEGKLPSVLDFAFQDTAAKIFYQGQSPLLAKQLFEQDDLYKDEDSQADLLMTFLSNHDMGRAGYFINEAGIASTEAEKLQRSILSHAFMFLSRGIPVVYYGDEQGFTGDGNDIDAREDMFASKVASYNDNTLLGTHATTADDNFDTSHPLFIAISALSELRKNNRVLRRGEYQARFYQADTRAENAAMFAFSRIDRETGEEWLMVFNSGTQIAQISIPMKVSSAVAVVDTQAGIQSNSIEVADTQISVSLPGLSYGVYQITPES; encoded by the coding sequence ATGAAACGCATATTATTAACCACATCAGCAGTATTTATTGGCATCAGTTTGATGCTATCTGGCTGTCAAACCAATGAGAAGGCAGAGGTTAAACCGCTCTCTTCTAAACCGCTTTTTTCTAAAGAGCCTGACGCAACAGCCCTATATCAGGATTATCTTAATCGCGATATTCGAGACGATATATTCTATTTTGTTCTGCCAGATCGCTTTAATAACGGCAATACAGCTAATGATAATGGCGCGACCTCAGGGATATCCCATGGCGGTTTAGATACCACTTCTGAGCGCGGTTTTCACGGTGGTGACATTAAAGGTATCGAGCAAAAATTAGATTATTTACAAAAGCTTGGGATCACTGCTATTTGGATGACGCCGTTGCTGCGTAATCAAGCGATTCAGAAAGATGGGATTGCTCACCATGGTTATTGGATTGTCGATTTTAGCGAAATCGATCCGCACTTTGGTTCTAATGATGAGCTAAAGCAGTTAATTGATGCTGCCCATCTGCGTGGGATGAAAGTCTTCTTTGATATTATTACGAATCACACCGCTGATATCATTCGTTACAAAGAGTGCCATCAAGATGATGGCCTTTATCAACAAAGGCTGACTCGATGTCAGTACAAGCCATTAAACACACCTGAAAGCGAGCGTTATTCGCCATTTATTTTAACCCAAGATGAAGCTGTTAAAGTTCCACACTGGTTGAACGACCCTCAGTATTATCATAATCAAGGTGACAGCACCTTTGAGGGAGAAAGTTCACTGAATGGTGATTTTAACGGCTTAGATGATCTTGATACTCAAAATCCACAAGTGCTAAACGGCATGATTGATATCTATCAGCAATTGATCACTGAATTTAAACCAGACGGTTTTCGCATTGATACCGTGCGTCATGTGGATTTATCATTTTGGCAAACCTTCAGTCCTGCCATTGTTGAATTTGCCAAGCAGCAGGGGATCCCTAACTTTCATGTATTTGGCGAAGTGTACGACAGCAACCCACAAAGCCTAAGTGTATTTACCACTGAGGGGAAGTTGCCATCAGTTCTGGATTTTGCCTTTCAAGATACGGCGGCTAAGATTTTCTATCAAGGCCAAAGTCCGCTGCTTGCCAAGCAATTATTTGAGCAAGATGATTTGTATAAAGATGAAGATAGCCAAGCAGATTTATTGATGACTTTTTTAAGTAATCACGACATGGGGCGAGCGGGTTACTTTATCAATGAAGCTGGCATTGCCAGCACAGAAGCAGAAAAATTACAGCGCAGCATTTTATCCCATGCCTTTATGTTTTTGTCTCGTGGTATTCCGGTGGTGTATTACGGCGACGAGCAAGGATTTACTGGAGACGGTAATGATATTGATGCCCGAGAAGACATGTTTGCTTCAAAAGTAGCAAGTTATAACGACAACACGCTATTAGGCACACATGCCACAACTGCTGATGACAACTTTGACACCTCACACCCTTTGTTTATCGCCATCTCAGCATTGAGTGAACTGCGTAAAAATAATCGAGTATTACGTCGAGGAGAGTATCAGGCGCGCTTTTATCAAGCTGACACAAGAGCTGAAAATGCAGCGATGTTTGCTTTTTCACGCATTGATAGAGAGACCGGCGAAGAGTGGCTGATGGTGTTTAATTCTGGCACTCAAATAGCGCAAATCTCAATACCGATGAAAGTGTCAAGTGCCGTTGCTGTAGTGGATACTCAGGCAGGTATTCAATCAAACAGCATCGAGGTAGCAGACACGCAGATATCTGTTTCATTACCAGGGTTAAGCTACGGGGTATATCAAATCACTCCAGAATCCTGA
- a CDS encoding M13 family metallopeptidase, translated as MKKTLLAIALASTFLSACGSSDVKVNDTTKAEAPAVKAVSTHAELGDFGVDLTARNEAVKPGDDFFMYASGTWYDNFEMPADKTRYGAFTALGERSEKQVKEIIDDISSRSDLNAEEQLIADFYQSYMDTDTINKLGITPIQGTLDTITAVKNTDDLTKVFGNAWLTDAESPISGGMWFNRLDPNQYELSIGAGGLGLPDRSYYLEDSERFVKIRTAYVSHIAEMLAFAGIKDGQARAEAILALETKIAEGQWPREKRRNRDLTLNQVKRSDLNNEYPNFNWDLFFEQSGYQIPQLNVSQPEPIKAMIELVNNEPLNVWQDYLTFHTVSNNAGLLSEDIYNASFAFYGKELSGQEEPKPRWKRAVAEMSGTQSLGFAIGKVYVARYFPESSKQQMAELVENLRTALGQRIDGLDWMGDETKVNAHAKLAAFKPKIGYPDVWQEFDGLTLTNKDLITNIQNLRQYFHADSVAKELKKTDRNRWGMTPQFVNAYYNSSFNEIVFPAAILQPPFFDPNADPAVNYGGIGAVIGHEMGHGFDDQGSKSDANGIQRNWWTDSDRAAFEAKADMLADQYSQYEPLPDNFVNGRNSLGENIGDVGGLAMAYHAYQLSLNGKEAPIIDGLTGDQRFFLAWAQVWKEKRTEQSMLSQLRAGTHAPGRYRALAPRNHDAWYKAFDVKPGDKLYLPEDQRVRIW; from the coding sequence ATGAAAAAAACATTACTCGCAATTGCGTTAGCCTCAACCTTTTTGAGTGCTTGCGGCAGTTCAGATGTCAAAGTTAACGACACGACTAAAGCTGAAGCACCAGCAGTAAAAGCAGTTTCTACTCATGCTGAGTTAGGCGATTTCGGCGTTGATTTAACCGCTCGAAATGAAGCGGTAAAGCCTGGCGATGATTTCTTTATGTATGCCAGTGGCACTTGGTATGACAACTTTGAAATGCCAGCAGATAAAACTCGCTATGGTGCATTTACCGCTCTTGGTGAGCGTAGCGAAAAACAAGTTAAAGAAATCATTGATGACATTAGCAGCCGCAGCGACCTTAATGCTGAAGAGCAGTTAATTGCAGATTTTTATCAGTCTTACATGGATACTGATACCATCAATAAATTGGGTATAACCCCTATTCAAGGCACATTAGATACTATTACCGCAGTTAAAAACACTGATGACTTAACCAAGGTATTTGGTAACGCGTGGCTCACCGATGCTGAATCGCCAATTTCTGGCGGCATGTGGTTCAACCGTTTAGATCCAAACCAATATGAACTGTCTATCGGTGCTGGCGGTTTAGGCTTACCTGATCGCTCATACTACCTAGAAGACAGCGAGCGTTTTGTAAAAATTCGCACCGCTTATGTGAGCCACATTGCTGAAATGCTTGCTTTTGCTGGCATTAAAGATGGCCAAGCTCGCGCAGAGGCTATTCTTGCGTTAGAGACTAAAATTGCTGAAGGTCAATGGCCACGTGAGAAACGCCGTAACCGTGATTTAACCTTAAATCAGGTTAAACGTTCAGACTTAAATAATGAGTACCCTAACTTCAACTGGGACTTATTCTTTGAGCAATCAGGTTACCAAATCCCACAACTTAACGTGTCTCAGCCTGAGCCGATCAAAGCCATGATTGAGCTAGTCAATAACGAGCCATTGAATGTATGGCAAGACTACCTGACCTTCCACACTGTCAGTAACAATGCAGGCCTACTATCTGAAGATATCTACAACGCAAGCTTTGCTTTTTATGGCAAAGAACTAAGCGGACAAGAAGAGCCTAAACCGCGCTGGAAACGTGCCGTAGCCGAAATGTCTGGCACCCAATCGTTAGGTTTTGCTATTGGTAAAGTGTATGTAGCGCGTTACTTCCCTGAGTCATCAAAACAGCAAATGGCTGAATTGGTTGAAAATCTTCGCACTGCGTTAGGTCAACGTATTGATGGTCTTGATTGGATGGGTGATGAAACTAAGGTAAACGCCCACGCTAAACTTGCCGCCTTCAAACCTAAGATTGGTTACCCAGATGTATGGCAAGAATTCGATGGCCTAACATTAACCAACAAAGACTTAATCACTAATATCCAAAACTTACGCCAATACTTCCATGCCGATAGCGTTGCTAAAGAATTGAAAAAGACTGACCGTAACCGTTGGGGCATGACGCCACAATTCGTCAACGCATACTACAATAGCTCGTTCAATGAGATTGTGTTCCCAGCAGCCATTTTACAGCCTCCGTTTTTCGATCCAAATGCTGACCCTGCTGTAAACTATGGCGGCATTGGCGCTGTGATTGGTCATGAAATGGGACACGGCTTTGATGACCAAGGCTCTAAATCTGATGCTAACGGTATTCAACGTAACTGGTGGACCGACAGTGACCGAGCTGCATTTGAGGCAAAAGCAGATATGCTTGCAGATCAATACAGTCAATACGAGCCATTACCGGACAACTTCGTTAATGGTCGTAACAGCTTAGGCGAAAATATTGGTGATGTGGGTGGTTTAGCCATGGCCTATCATGCATACCAGTTAAGCTTAAATGGTAAAGAAGCACCAATTATTGATGGCCTAACGGGCGATCAACGTTTCTTCTTAGCATGGGCACAAGTGTGGAAAGAAAAACGCACCGAGCAAAGCATGTTAAGTCAGCTGCGTGCAGGTACTCACGCACCAGGCCGTTACCGCGCACTTGCGCCACGTAACCATGATGCATGGTACAAAGCGTTTGACGTGAAACCAGGTGACAAGCTTTACTTACCAGAAGACCAACGCGTTCGTATTTGGTAA
- a CDS encoding LysR family transcriptional regulator, protein MSREHKKFERLFLFSEVAKQLSFTEAAAILGISRGYLSEQIRQLEKEFGRPLLIRSTRSVKLTPQGELILTSMGQVKQSLLTLDRQIRHDNDNIAGRIRITAPSQFTQRYLLNICRDFKQKYPEIEFTLDSSYTTHDLTKNDFDLAIRATKTPPQNMVAKKLFSYQHVCCASPTYIQQYGLPNSIADLNQHQCLTAAEESVWHIGHEPTKVSSQLSVNDNHMLKELALAGEGVILVPEYLVDRELTSGQLRPLLQREQTLSSTTYLVHPQLIHQSARLACFIAYTLDWIQHNLPPSQRK, encoded by the coding sequence GTGAGCCGAGAACACAAAAAATTTGAGCGATTATTTCTGTTTAGCGAAGTGGCAAAACAACTCAGCTTTACTGAAGCTGCGGCAATCCTCGGGATATCTCGCGGTTACCTTTCTGAGCAAATACGCCAATTAGAAAAAGAGTTTGGAAGACCGCTGCTTATTCGCAGCACTCGTAGCGTGAAATTGACGCCTCAAGGGGAGCTAATTCTAACCAGTATGGGACAAGTTAAGCAGTCTTTATTGACGCTTGATAGACAAATTCGTCACGACAATGACAATATTGCTGGCAGAATTCGTATTACAGCCCCAAGTCAGTTTACCCAGCGGTACCTTCTTAATATCTGCCGTGATTTTAAACAGAAATATCCTGAGATTGAGTTTACCCTCGACAGTAGTTATACCACCCATGATTTGACTAAAAATGACTTTGATCTTGCTATTAGGGCCACTAAAACGCCGCCCCAAAATATGGTGGCTAAAAAGCTATTCTCATATCAGCATGTATGCTGCGCATCGCCAACCTACATTCAACAATACGGTTTACCTAACTCGATTGCAGACTTAAACCAGCATCAGTGCTTAACGGCTGCAGAGGAAAGTGTTTGGCACATAGGTCATGAACCTACAAAAGTAAGTAGTCAATTGAGTGTCAATGATAATCACATGCTCAAAGAGCTCGCCTTAGCAGGAGAAGGGGTTATTCTGGTTCCGGAATATTTGGTGGACCGTGAACTAACATCAGGACAATTAAGGCCGTTACTCCAGCGAGAGCAGACGTTGTCATCAACCACTTACCTGGTTCATCCGCAGCTTATCCATCAGTCAGCAAGACTTGCTTGCTTCATTGCTTATACTCTTGATTGGATTCAACATAATTTACCGCCTTCACAGCGAAAATAG
- a CDS encoding aldo/keto reductase, whose translation MKSAMAPVGVTTRVLPLTEHLNGVSDLVYGCMGLGGGWNSNPISAIELAQAHDVVDAALTQGINYFDHADIYTFGKAEQVFGQVLAARPKLREQMFIQSKCGIRLQDDIGPKRYDLSAQWINHSVDNSLKQLQTDYLDVLVLHRPDPLMQAAEIAETYHRLRDAGKVRFLGVSNMQQHQINAIQQALDTPLVVNQVELSLHKQDWIDETVYAGNQAGASINFTPGMLEYCLQQKLQVQSWGSLCQGLYSGVTDTNAVLSTGIDLNDKASAVQQTSILVSQLASEYGVSKEAIILAWLMQHPAKVQPVIGTTNLQRIAACNQAVGLTLAREHWYALYVSAKGEELP comes from the coding sequence ATGAAATCTGCAATGGCGCCTGTCGGTGTTACCACAAGAGTATTGCCTTTAACTGAACACCTAAATGGTGTTAGCGATCTTGTTTATGGCTGTATGGGTTTAGGTGGTGGCTGGAATAGTAATCCTATTAGCGCAATCGAACTTGCTCAAGCCCACGATGTGGTGGATGCGGCATTAACTCAGGGGATTAATTACTTTGACCATGCCGATATTTATACCTTTGGCAAAGCCGAGCAGGTGTTTGGCCAAGTACTTGCTGCAAGACCTAAGCTGCGTGAGCAAATGTTTATTCAAAGCAAATGCGGTATTCGCTTACAAGATGACATAGGCCCTAAAAGGTATGATTTATCAGCGCAATGGATAAACCACAGTGTCGATAATAGTTTAAAGCAGCTACAAACAGATTACCTTGATGTATTGGTGCTTCATCGTCCTGATCCCTTAATGCAAGCAGCTGAAATTGCCGAGACTTACCATCGCTTGCGTGATGCGGGAAAAGTGCGCTTTTTAGGTGTATCTAACATGCAACAACACCAAATCAATGCCATTCAACAAGCTCTTGATACGCCATTGGTCGTTAACCAAGTTGAGCTGAGTTTGCATAAACAAGATTGGATAGATGAAACCGTTTATGCAGGAAATCAAGCTGGCGCATCCATTAATTTTACCCCTGGAATGCTGGAGTACTGTCTGCAGCAAAAGCTTCAAGTTCAGTCTTGGGGCAGCTTATGTCAGGGGCTTTATTCAGGTGTTACAGATACAAATGCCGTTTTAAGTACGGGTATTGACTTGAATGATAAGGCTTCGGCAGTACAACAAACTAGCATCTTAGTGAGTCAGCTTGCCAGTGAATATGGTGTCAGCAAAGAAGCGATTATCCTTGCTTGGTTAATGCAGCACCCTGCCAAGGTGCAACCTGTGATAGGCACTACCAATTTGCAACGAATTGCTGCCTGTAACCAAGCGGTAGGATTAACACTTGCCCGCGAGCATTGGTACGCATTATACGTTAGCGCGAAAGGTGAAGAGTTGCCTTAG